A genomic region of Tamandua tetradactyla isolate mTamTet1 chromosome 2, mTamTet1.pri, whole genome shotgun sequence contains the following coding sequences:
- the CITED4 gene encoding cbp/p300-interacting transactivator 4, with protein MADHLMLAEGYHLVQRPPPAAPVHNPHSLRTLQPYAGPSLDSGLRPRGAPLAPPPPPPPGALVYGAFGPPPAFQPFPAVPPPAAGNAHLQPVTTLYPGRSPAPPGVPGGPQSLQPAPGAPAPPPPAHGLGGMDAELIDEEALTSLELELGLHRVRELPELFLGQSEFDCFSDLGSAPPAGSVSC; from the coding sequence ATGGCCGACCACCTGATGCTCGCCGAGGGCTACCACCTGGTGCAGAGGCCGCCGCCCGCCGCGCCCGTACACAACCCTCACTCGCTCCGGACTCTGCAGCCGTACGCGGGCCCAAGCCTGGACAGCGGGCTGCGGCCGCGGGGGGCTCCGCTGGCGCCACCGCCTCCGCCCCCACCCGGAGCTCTGGTGTACGGGGCCTTCGGGCCGCCGCCCGCCTTCCAACCTTTCCCGGCCGTGCCGCCACCGGCCGCCGGCAACGCGCACCTGCAACCGGTGACGACGCTGTACCCGGGCCGCTCGCCCGCGCCCCCCGGCGTCCCGGGCGGCCCCCAGAGCCTGCAGCCGGCGCCCGGCGCTCCGGCCCCCCCGCCGCCCGCGCACGGCCTGGGCGGCATGGACGCCGAACTCATCGACGAGGAGGCGCTGACGTCGCTGGAGCTGGAGCTCGGGCTGCACCGCGTGCGCGAGCTCCCCGAGCTCTTCCTGGGCCAGAGCGAGTTCGACTGCTTCTCGGACTTGGGGTCGGCGCCGCCGGCTGGCTCGGTGAGCTGCTGA